The following coding sequences are from one Mus pahari chromosome X, PAHARI_EIJ_v1.1, whole genome shotgun sequence window:
- the Agtr2 gene encoding type-2 angiotensin II receptor, which yields MKDNFSFAATGRNITSSLPFDNLNATGTNESAFNCSHKPSDKHLEAIPVLYYMIFVIGFAVNIVVVSLFCCQKGPKKVSSIYIFNLALADLLLLATLPLWATYYSYRYDWLFGPVMCKVFGSFLTLNMFASIFFITCMSVDRYQSVIYPFLSQRRNPWQASYVVPLVWCMACLSSLPTFYFRDVRTIEYLGVNACIMAFPPEKYAQWSAGIALMKNILGFIIPLIFIATCYFGIRKHLLKTNSYGKNRITRDQVLKMAAAVVLAFIICWLPFHVLTFLDALTWMGIINSCEVIAVIDLALPFAILLGFTNSCVNPFLYCFVGNRFQQKLRSVFRVPITWLQGKRETMSCRKGSSLREMDTFVS from the coding sequence ATGAAGGACAACTTCAGTTTTGCTGCCACCGGCAGAAACATTACCAGCAGCCTTCCCTTTGATAACCTCAACGCAACTGGCACCAATGAGTCCGCCTTTAATTGCTCACACAAACCATCCGATAAGCATTTGGAAGCAATTCCTGTTCTCTACTACATGATTTTTGTGATTGGTTTTGCTGTGAATATTGTTGTGGTCTCACTGTTTTGTTGTCAAAAGGGCCCTAAGAAGGTGTCCAGCATTTATATCTTCAATCTGGCCTTGGCCGACCTACTCCTTTTGGCTACCCTCCCTCTCTGGGCAACCTATTACTCTTATAGATATGACTGGCTTTTTGGACCTGTGATGTGCAAAGTGTTTGGTTCTTTTCTGACTCTGAATATGTTtgcaagcattttttttattacctGCATGAGTGTTGATAGGTACCAGTCAGTTATCTACCCTTTTCTGTCTCAAAGGAGGAATCCCTGGCAAGCATCTTATGTAGTTCCCCTTGTTTGGTGTATGGCTTGTCTATCCTCATTGCCCACATTTTATTTCCGGGATGTCAGAACCATTGAATACTTAGGTGTGAATGCTTGTATTATGGCTTTCCCACCCGAGAAATATGCTCAGTGGTCTGCTGGGATTGCcttaatgaaaaatattcttgGATTTATTATTCCTTTAATATTCATAGCAACGTGTTACTTTGGAATCAGAAAACATCTGCTGAAGACTAATAGTTATGGGAAGAACAGAATTACCCGTGACCAAGTCCTGAAGATGGCAGCTGCTGTTGTGTTGGCATTCATCATTTGCTGGCTTCCCTTCCATGTTCTGACCTTCTTGGATGCTCTGACCTGGATGGGTATCATTAATAGCTGTGAAGTTATAGCAGTCATTGACCTGGCACTTCCTTTTGCCATCCTCCTGGGATTCACCAACAGCTGTGTTAATCCctttctgtattgttttgttgGAAACCGCTTCCAACAGAAGCTCCGCAGTGTGTTTAGAGTTCCCATTACTTGGCTCCAAGGCAAGAGAGAGACTATGTCTTGCAGAAAAGGCAGTTCTCTTAGAGAAATGGACACCTTTGTGTCTTAA